Proteins from a single region of Kluyveromyces lactis strain NRRL Y-1140 chromosome C complete sequence:
- the SNT1 gene encoding Snt1p (some similarities with uniprot|P25357 Saccharomyces cerevisiae YCR033W SNT1): MPIQHRIGEKKRYHYGGGASGRYSSSSSIGRNPGQTALSGERDRGHSQESGNGTPNSSSGDGSPAHITGSRHSRYDPNANVSGRSSMSSRPGSRFNPNVTISDTVPTLVKRAGLNDNASNNNGSSGSRWAGSHSRYNPQISNNMQLSSGANVPLLGNGQLIPATAPVSGVNSTHFYPSGSGAGSNPYSSYVTGKSQRPRSSFDTFPSNDNIHGMNVNGSANNTNNNLSNITYKNSKPSSAKSSKNITSSVSGSRGSYWGSRNVRTGKYHSNSRYNGFKKYSSDYGPHDMTDIPKSKKSFETSHSLGSSLINSVPQTTKKVEEQLHYDHKRIDISADEYTGDSDAKSYTSVQDKHDRHDYGSELEDDSEIASNNNLKELAENHDKSFTLLTKKNYDQQVSEGQPVVAISTVDKELPESDHKKPQVKEEEEAIEKVTLTEQPTVEEKEDIDEDLDEDMAEEMSTIQESTGPLAEKNHIPNRDILPHPEPYPEPLVPIEKCIFPMLEPEMKLWLLKNKPREERVKNQKYLLTKPIEYLFDYPFFAQAWIIHDQAVKPIITKNLTKIKRYEYLRNLQLKDQFFKLQDIWEKKCDQMTELSESFHRSEPSGEQNKYENLQANVENANEAFEQRPTSSRRRNRADFVDDNDIENVLLQIDPDYKHHQLAANIPAMTLNPVDKFACKFKDVNNLVTDKDAWASRLLTDRIDSFTPYEHELFVEGYLTYPKKFGKVSHYMGGLRTPEECVLHYYRTKKKSKYKKLLLEKHKKRKASIGRRKKDKFDIKKKDSEDKVETEVPLPSTSNVETPVSQTSVSETPVEQSVRTVEQVVPEVDHPPPAEVHPVSTLEQPPTLEQEPKSTEEPPTLAKKVEPSLATFQEQPVINIEAKKESDTETENEATTDGDYNIKQQVMDSSVNVSEPVYMVQEQVLLSNKPYEDIVPMLADMTSKSVINESVKNADHADIGFDNTESHLKPEDEVSSKHSLYDQSNVNSADQPMKKKLKQTEAVHKSSYWSVQEAKKFPELLREFGSNWTSISQKLGTKSTTMVKNYFQRKAEQNGWYALVEMGNNQLASSSVLSSGDQSTKPVAIAPAPNVSSAIIVNSLPSPATVNKPAEKPSIEPLPLQTIPQQQKPAVGFFNDSKLSSIHKPSFSLTGNEDSFSRLPTPTQGLPPQHSPVITSFSVPHTLPRLNTNKLPEIQPSISNAYSNLGKPQTPSVHFSANASETHHAPVQSHTITSSRRSSIRSLLNDGEDSETKTNTILNTSPTVVASPIGPSNLPILRPMRNASVSPPSIPPSKGSDSVVSKVIVQELSHNVPTKQSNDLSKPMALAPTLPPAPSNPPPTVQAVPQSINFANDPLAALAAVASSSEAFGLMPTTNTSNLNQQSPHQTQINSSTYNQQRQ; the protein is encoded by the coding sequence ATGCCTATTCAGCACCGTATAGGTGAAAAGAAGCGTTACCACTACGGTGGTGGCGCTTCAGGACGATATAGTTCTTCGTCTTCGATAGGTCGAAATCCTGGACAAACAGCACTTTCTGGAGAAAGGGATCGTGGCCACTCTCAGGAATCTGGTAATGGTACACCCAACTCGAGTAGTGGAGACGGTTCTCCAGCTCATATTACGGGGAGTAGACATTCTAGGTATGATCCAAATGCTAATGTTAGTGGTCGTAGCTCGATGAGCTCACGGCCTGGATCAAGATTTAATCCTAATGTAACGATTTCAGATACTGTACCAACTTTAGTTAAAAGAGCTGGCTTGAACGATAATGCGAGTAATAACAACGGATCATCCGGTTCGAGATGGGCTGGGTCACATAGTCGTTACAATCCTCAAATATCGAATAATATGCAACTCTCATCTGGTGCAAATGTACCGTTACTGGGGAACGGACAACTGATTCCAGCTACCGCTCCTGTTAGTGGCGTTAATAGCACACACTTTTATCCTTCGGGCAGCGGGGCAGGCTCCAATCCATATTCTTCGTACGTAACGGGAAAATCACAAAGGCCAAGGAGTTCATTTGATACTTTCCCATCAAATGATAACATTCACGGGATGAACGTCAATGGCAGTGCGAACAATACGAATAATAACTTATCAAATATCACATACAAGAACTCAAAACCTTCATCCgcaaaatcatcaaagaacaTTACTTCGTCAGTAAGCGGCTCAAGAGGATCTTATTGGGGGAGCCGTAACGTAAGGACTGGTAAAtatcattcaaattcaagatATAACGGGTTCaaaaaatattcttcagACTATGGCCCTCACGATATGACTGACATACCTAAATCGAAGAAATCTTTCGAAACGTCCCATTCGCTAGGTTCTAGTTTAATCAATTCAGTTCCCCAGACTACAAAGAAAGTGGAAGAACAGTTACATTATGACCATAAAAGAATAGATATTAGTGCAGATGAATACACTGGCGATAGTGACGCAAAGTCCTATACCAGCGTACAGGACAAACATGACAGACACGATTATGGCTCTGAATTAGAAGATGACTCTGAAATTGCAAGCAATAACAACCTAAAGGAGCTGGCAGAAAATCATGATAAAAGTTTTACTCTCCtaaccaaaaaaaattatgaTCAACAAGTATCGGAAGGCCAGCCCGTTGTGGCTATATCAACTGTAGATAAGGAACTCCCAGAGAGTGATCACAAAAAACCTCAAGtgaaagaggaagaagaagctatCGAAAAAGTAACCCTGACGGAGCAACCGACtgtggaagaaaaagaagatatagATGAAGACttagatgaagatatgGCTGAAGAAATGAGTACAATTCAAGAGTCTACTGGACCTCTCGCCGAAAAGAATCACATTCCTAACAGGGATATTCTTCCACACCCAGAACCTTATCCAGAACCTTTAgttccaattgaaaaatgtaTATTTCCAATGTTGGAACCGGAGATGAAGTTATGGCTTCTCAAAAATAAGCCGAGAGAAGAACGCGTTAAGAATCAGAAGTATCTTTTAACAAAACCTATTGAATATTTATTTGATTATCCATTCTTTGCACAGGCCTGGATTATTCATGATCAAGCTGTTAAACCAATTATAACGAAGAATTTGACAAAGATTAAGCGTTACGAATACTTAAGAAATCTACAGTTGAAagatcaattcttcaaacttcAGGATATATGGGAAAAGAAATGTGACCAGATGACGGAGCTCAGTGAGAGTTTCCATAGATCTGAACCAAGCGGAGAGCAGAATAAATATGAGAATCTCCAAGcaaatgttgaaaatgcAAATGAGGCTTTTGAACAACGCCCCACAAGCTCACGAAGGAGGAATAGGGctgattttgttgatgataatgatattgaaaacGTATTACTACAAATTGATCCAGATTACAAACATCATCAATTAGCAGCGAACATTCCTGCTATGACATTGAATCCTGTTGATAAATTTGCCtgcaaattcaaagatgtGAACAACTTGGTAACAGATAAAGATGCGTGGGCAAGTAGGCTCTTGACTGATCGTATTGATTCATTCACTCCTTATGAGCATGAACTTTTCGTTGAGGGTTATCTAACAtatccaaagaaattcGGCAAGGTTTCACATTATATGGGTGGATTAAGAACTCCTGAAGAGTGCGTCTTACACTATTATAggacaaagaagaagagcaagTACAAGAAACTATTGCTTGAAAAACacaagaaaaggaaggcCAGCATTGGACGTCGTAAAAAAGACAAGTTCGATATTAAGAAAAAAGATAGCGAGGATAAGGTAGAGACTGAAGTACCATTACCTTCCACATCAAACGTTGAAACTCCTGTTTCTCAAACATCTGTTTCTGAAACTCCTGTTGAACAATCTGTTCGTACTGTTGAGCAAGTTGTCCCTGAAGTAGACCATCCTCCTCCTGCTGAAGTTCATCCTGTATCCACTTTAGAACAACCACCTactttggaacaagaacCTAAATCCACAGAAGAACCGCCAACTTTGGCCAAAAAGGTTGAACCATCTTTGGCAActtttcaagaacaacCTGTGATCAATATAGAAGCAAAGAAGGAATCCGATACTGAGACAGAAAATGAAGCAACGACGGACGGCGATTATAATATTAAACAACAGGTAATGGATTCAAGTGTAAATGTTTCTGAACCAGTTTACATGGTACAAGAACAGGTGTTACTTTCCAATAAACCATATGAAGATATTGTGCCAATGTTAGCTGATATGACATCAAAATCTGTAATCAATGAATCTGTAAAGAATGCTGATCATGCGGATATTGGATTTGATAATACTGAATCCCATCTTAAACCAGAGGATGaggtttcttcaaagcattcACTTTATGATCAATCAAACGTCAATTCTGCAGACCAACctatgaagaagaaattgaaacaaacaGAAGCTGTGCATAAATCGAGCTATTGGAGTGTACAGGAAGCAAAAAAGTTCCCAGAATTGCTCAGAGAGTTTGGTTCAAATTGGACATCGATATCTCAGAAACTTGgaacaaaatcaacaactATGGTTAAAAACTATTTCCAGAGGAAAGCGGAACAAAATGGATGGTATGCTCTTGTTGAAATGGGCAACAACCAACTTGCATCCTCATCAGTTCTATCATCAGGAGACCAGTCTACCAAACCCGTTGCTATTGCTCCGGCTCCCAATGTGAGTTCAGCTATTATCGTGAACTCATTGCCTTCGCCTGCAACGGTTAATAAGCCTGCGGAAAAACCATCCATTGAGCCACTTCCGCTACAAACGATACCGCAGCAACAAAAACCTGCTGTTggatttttcaatgattctaAATTGTCATCCATTCACAAACCATCCTTTTCTCTAACCGGAAATGAAGATAGTTTTTCGAGATTACCAACTCCAACCCAAGGTTTGCCTCCCCAGCATTCACCTGTTATCACATCATTCAGTGTTCCACATACTCTTCCAAGACTGAATACTAATAAACTTCCTGAAATTCAACCCTCAATCTCCAATGCTTATTCGAACCTTGGCAAACCACAAACTCCCTCTGTTCATTTTTCTGCGAATGCTTCTGAAACTCATCATGCTCCAGTACAATCACATACAATTACTTCCAGTAGGAGGTCTTCAATCAGAAGCCTATTGAACGATGGCGAAGATTCGGAAACTAAAACTAATACGATCTTAAACACATCACCAACTGTTGTGGCATCACCGATTGGGCCATCAAATTTACCAATTTTAAGACCAATGCGCAATGCTTCTGTTTCTCCTCCATCAATTCCTCCCTCTAAGGGAAGTGATTCGGTTGTCTCCAAAGTAATTGTTCAGGAGTTATCTCATAATGTACCAACGAAACAATCAAATGATTTATCGAAGCCAATGGCTCTGGCACCTACGTTGCCTCCTGCTCCGTCGAATCCACCTCCAACCGTGCAGGCAGTTCCACAATCGATTAACTTTGCTAACGATCCTTTAGCCGCACTTGCAGCGGTTGCTTCATCCTCTGAAGCGTTCGGCCTGATGCCTACAACAAACACGAGTAATCTTAATCAACAATCACCACACCAAACTCAGATCAATTCAAGCACATATAATCAACAGCGCCAATGA
- the CDC6 gene encoding AAA family ATPase CDC6 (similar to uniprot|P09119 Saccharomyces cerevisiae YJL194W CDC6 Essential ATP-binding protein required for DNA replication component of the pre-replicative complex (pre-RC) which requires ORC to associate with chromatin and is in turn required for Mcm2-7p DNA association homologous to S. pombe Cdc18p) → MMLNGRKRPFLAFESDGELGCGNSENMTPDAKRFSGLTTPPASPEKKQIKKPLGIVSSNLTNINDEPYTIESDLKPKRLMFGSDPIFSKTKSLLQQSSVSNLEQTWLATRKSEYDEIMHFFHNSISDRESADNSLYITGPPGTGKTAQLDLILRDKFHEIILDPKNKKVTKHDPELLNTSYFETQSDIFQSIAVAKVNCIALSKPECIFQKLLLEIVNGKYKQQHHKACDSVKNLKSFCRSKPNTHFIFILDEMDKLIKQTTVLSSATKIILDLFLLAKEPGINVTIIGIANSIDLKDRVLNRLNLQKELLPKVIHFHPYNSEQMFEIVRSKLSIFPACFEIFQPMAIKFATTKCSGSTGDLRRLFDLLRSSVQLLELESLKGNSDKTRGRKVTITHVAKAVSKYMNSATTKTRIAPLNIQQKIILCSLVHRERFDLNKCLCTVEEAYDYYVKLLKRTDVMKPLSKAEFFESCYSLQSSGVALIEFTKKKLLPSGAAKTIKSTVIGTELQEEISKIDLLKRLL, encoded by the coding sequence ATGATGCTTAATGGAAGGAAACGTCCATTCTTAGCGTTTGAAAGTGATGGTGAACTAGGTTGTGGAAACTCAGAAAACATGACGCCTGATGCGAAGCGCTTTTCAGGTTTAACAACACCTCCAGCATCTCCTGAGAAAAAGCAAATAAAAAAACCATTAGGAATAGTCAGCTCAAATTTGACAAACATCAACGATGAACCATACACAATTGAATCAGATTTGAAACCGAAACGGTTGATGTTTGGATCCGATCCAATATTTTCGAAGACAAAATCGCTGTTGCAACAGTCTTCAGTTTCCAACTTGGAACAGACTTGGCTTGCTACGAGAAAGTCAGAATACGACGAGATCATGCATTTTTTTCACAATTCAATATCGGACAGGGAATCTGCCGATAATTCGCTGTACATCACAGGTCCACCAGGAACAGGGAAAACGGCACAGCTAGACCTCATACTGAGAGATAAGTTTCATGAGATCATTTTGGAtccaaaaaataaaaaagtcACAAAACATGACCCAGAACTGTTGAATACATCTTATTTTGAAACACAGTCAGACATATTCCAGTCTATCGCGGTAGCCAAGGTCAACTGTATTGCCCTTTCGAAACCGGAATGTATATTCCAGAAATTACTTTTAGAAATCGTCAATGGGAAGTATAAGCAACAACATCATAAAGCCTGCGACAGTGTGAAGAATTTAAAGTCGTTTTGTAGATCGAAACCAAATACTCATTTTATCTTTATCCTGGACGAAATGGATAAGTTAATCAAGCAAACCACAGTGCTATCATCTGCAACAAAAATTATACTGGATCTGTTTTTATTGGCTAAGGAGCCCGGTATCAACGTCACAATCATCGGAATAGCAAATAGCATTGATTTAAAAGATCGTGTTCTAAACAGACTTAATTTACAGAAAGAATTGCTTCCTAAAGTTATCCATTTCCATCCATATAACTCTGAACaaatgtttgaaattgTGAGAAGCAAACTTTCCATATTTCCAGCTtgttttgaaatatttcaaccCATGGCTATCAAATTTGCAACGACCAAATGTTCTGGATCAACCGGAGATCTAAGAAGATTATTTGATCTACTCCGTAGCAGCGTTCAATTATTAGAAttggaatctttgaagGGTAACTCAGATAAAACTCGAGGCCGTAAAGTAACCATCACGCATGTAGCAAAAGCtgtttcaaaatatatGAATTCTGCCACAACAAAGACACGGATCGCTCCTTTGAACATACAACAAAAGATCATACTGTGCTCGCTTGTACACAGAGAACGGTTTGATCTTAACAAATGTCTTTGTACAGTGGAAGAAGCTTACGATTACTACGTCAAACTTCTTAAAAGAACAGATGTCATGAAACCTTTGAGTAAAGCCGAATTTTTCGAAAGTTGTTATAGTTTACAATCCAGTGGAGTGGCTCTTATAGAGTTcaccaaaaagaaattattaCCATCTGGTGCCGCCAAAACCATCAAATCAACAGTCATTGGCACAGAATTGCAAGAAGAGATCAGTAAAATTGATCTATTAAAAAGACTCTTATAG
- the VPS60 gene encoding Vps60p (similar to uniprot|Q03390 Saccharomyces cerevisiae YDR486C VPS60 vacuolar protein sorting (putative)): MNRIFGYGNRKTHEQMMQDSSKAMGEAQSGLSGRISQLDTQISQLNFQLSTLQKKISNTKSSMGQKPLRQRALKLLNKRKQLEAMRDQLDSQSWSMSQVQMTTDNLKNTMVTVNALKQTNQALKQQYSKINIDKIQDMQDEMMDLIEQGDELQDVLAMQNQDIDDISESELDAELEALGEEDYLEELNLNDSETTGELPSYLNNAMPQFVDDEPLENPPALETAN; this comes from the coding sequence ATGAACAGAATATTTGGGTATGGAAATCGGAAGACACATGAGCAGATGATGCAAGATTCATCAAAAGCTATGGGTGAAGCCCAAAGTGGGCTCTCTGGACGGATTTCTCAGCTAGATACTCAAATCTCACAGTTAAACTTCCAACTATCTACCTTACAGAAAAAGATAAGCAATACCAAATCCTCCATGGGACAAAAACCGTTGAGACAGCGAGCCTTAAAActcttgaacaaaagaaaacaattaGAAGCAATGCGGGATCAATTGGACTCACAATCTTGGTCTATGTCTCAGGTTCAAATGACCActgataatttgaaaaacaCCATGGTGACTGTTAACGCTTTAAAGCAGACAAACCAGGCATTAAAACAACAATATAGTAAGATCAATATTGATAAGATTCAAGATATGCAGGATGAAATGATGGATTTAATAGAACAAGGGGATGAACTACAAGATGTGCTCGCAATGCAAAATCAAGATATTGATGACATAAGTGAAAGCGAATTAGATGCAGAGTTAGAAGCtcttggagaagaagattacttggaagaattgaacttGAATGATTCAGAAACTACGGGAGAATTACCatcatatttgaataaCGCTATGCCGcaatttgttgatgatgaaccTTTAGAAAACCCGCCTGCGTTAGAAACAGCTAATTAA
- the COQ3 gene encoding hexaprenyldihydroxybenzoate methyltransferase (similar to uniprot|P27680 Saccharomyces cerevisiae YOL096C): MLSRTRILPYLGRYYSDIPKYNPAFINSSSSSNDAHPKPTHNPTFDKSSGTSTSDDEIFHFQQLAPTWWDTWGSQRILHKMNLARLDFLQRTVRNQIKIKNDDVYIPGFNHHDHLPGYVTKAIDQDIFNEVQRGLGEKKFDALDIGCGGGILSESFARLPFIQSVTAIDLTPECIEVAKAHAAKDPSIKDKIFYKFLPLEKVHGHYDIVTMFEMLEHVDEPSEILRQAWSKLKPNGVIFLSTINRDPISWFTTIFMGEQILKVVPKGTHHVEKYINSSEIKQWFEDNVQGRYEILDTKGTMYLPLTGWVEHDCTNIGNYFMAIKKLN, translated from the coding sequence ATGCTGTCCAGAACGCGGATTTTACCGTACCTTGGAAGGTACTACTCAGATATACCAAAATATAATCCAGCGTTCATTAATAGCAGTTCATCATCTAATGATGCACACCCAAAACCAACACATAATCCGACATTTGATAAATCATCAGGTACAAGTACatcagatgatgaaatatttcattttcagcAGCTTGCACCAACATGGTGGGATACTTGGGGATCTCAGAGGATTTTGCATAAGATGAATTTAGCTAGGCTTGATTTTTTGCAAAGAACGGTtagaaatcaaataaagatCAAGAATGATGATGTGTACATCCCGGGATTCAATCATCATGATCATTTACCAGGTTACGTTACCAAGGCAATTGACCAGGATATTTTTAATGAAGTGCAACGTGGATTGggtgaaaaaaaattcgatGCCCTTGACATTGGCTGTGGGGGAGGTATATTGTCAGAGTCTTTTGCCAGGTTGccattcattcaaagtGTCACAGCAATTGATTTGACTCCAGAATGTATTGAGGTGGCTAAGGCACATGCAGCAAAGGATCCTTCGATAAAGGATAAAATATTCTATAAGTTCTTGCCTTTGGAGAAGGTTCATGGCCACTATGATATTGTGACAATGTTTGAAATGTTGGAGCATGTTGATGAACCAAGTGAAATATTACGTCAAGCTTGGAGTAAATTGAAACCCAATGGAGTTATCTTCTTAAGCACTATAAACAGAGACCCAATCTCATGGTTTACCACCATATTCATGGGAGAGCAGATATTAAAAGTAGTTCCAAAAGGAACTCATCACGTTGAAAAGTACATCAACTCATCAGAGATCAAACAATGGTTTGAAGATAATGTACAAGGAAGATATGAAATTTTAGACACTAAAGGAACCATGTATCTACCTTTGACCGGTTGGGTGGAACACGACTGCACTAACATCGGAAACTACTTTATGGcaatcaaaaaattgaactAA